One region of Priestia megaterium genomic DNA includes:
- a CDS encoding VanZ family protein, with amino-acid sequence MLDLSVTCLIEFIQYFMGRSLDIDDVLLNMFGTVISYVVLLINKQASKIKKGDYIDRCSFCSNKLVDGN; translated from the coding sequence ATCTTAGATTTATCTGTTACATGTTTAATTGAATTTATTCAATATTTCATGGGACGTAGCTTAGATATAGACGATGTTCTACTTAATATGTTTGGAACAGTTATAAGTTATGTGGTTCTTTTAATAAATAAGCAAGCCAGTAAAATAAAAAAGGGCGACTATATAGATAGATGCTCTTTTTGTTCCAATAAGCTGGTTGATGGTAACTAA
- a CDS encoding cation diffusion facilitator family transporter has translation MGNNHNHDHGDVFHSHAPIGKMKLAFFLTLIILVVELIGGFISHSLALLSDAGHVLTDIAAIGLSWFAMHQAQKPASENFTYGYHRSGILAAFINAMTLIVIAVVILYEAIDRFKDPQPVGSTWMFISASVGLAMNLYLGLGLRKEDNINVKSAVLHMIGDAMASAGVIIGGLIILFTGWNIVDPILSVLIAFLIALGAWKIVKQTIGILMEGTPKGISLEKVMETIHAVKGVLNVHDLHVWSITSGKNALSCHVVLNNQISFLESQVILREIESKLQHQEIEHATIQLENEEHPHDDSAICSTTKREGHY, from the coding sequence ATGGGAAACAACCACAATCACGACCACGGAGATGTATTTCACTCCCATGCTCCGATTGGGAAAATGAAATTAGCATTTTTTCTTACTTTAATTATCCTGGTAGTCGAATTAATTGGAGGATTCATTTCACACAGCTTAGCCCTACTTTCTGATGCTGGACATGTACTTACAGATATTGCAGCCATAGGGCTATCGTGGTTTGCTATGCACCAAGCCCAAAAGCCAGCTTCGGAAAATTTCACTTACGGGTATCACCGTTCAGGGATACTAGCTGCTTTTATTAATGCCATGACGTTAATTGTTATTGCTGTTGTCATACTATACGAAGCGATTGATCGCTTTAAGGATCCCCAACCAGTGGGAAGTACATGGATGTTCATTAGTGCATCTGTTGGTTTAGCCATGAACCTTTACTTAGGTCTTGGCTTAAGGAAGGAAGACAACATCAATGTGAAAAGCGCCGTACTTCATATGATTGGGGACGCAATGGCTTCGGCAGGAGTTATTATCGGAGGACTTATTATCCTATTCACTGGCTGGAATATCGTAGATCCAATCCTAAGTGTTCTTATTGCATTCTTAATTGCTTTGGGCGCATGGAAAATTGTAAAGCAGACAATAGGAATTTTAATGGAAGGTACACCGAAAGGAATCTCTTTAGAAAAAGTAATGGAAACAATTCATGCAGTTAAAGGTGTACTAAATGTCCACGATTTACATGTTTGGAGTATAACTAGTGGGAAAAATGCATTATCCTGTCATGTGGTGTTAAATAATCAAATAAGTTTCCTGGAAAGTCAGGTCATATTAAGAGAAATTGAATCCAAACTTCAACATCAAGAAATTGAGCATGCGACTATCCAGTTAGAAAACGAAGAGCACCCTCATGATGATTCAGCTATTTGCTCTACCACCAAACGTGAAGGTCATTACTAA
- a CDS encoding VOC family protein — protein MEKNNLLRMDNVSIVVESLDDAISFFKEIGLSLEGRATVEGQWGGRVTGLGSQRVEIAMMVTPDGHSRIELSRFLSPPTISDHRNAPVNALGYLRVMFTVEDIDEMVSRLTRYGAQLVGEVVQYEDSYRLCYIRGVEGLLIGLAEQLSNK, from the coding sequence ATGGAAAAAAACAACCTACTAAGAATGGACAATGTCAGCATCGTTGTAGAATCCCTTGATGACGCAATTTCTTTCTTTAAGGAGATTGGCTTGAGTCTCGAAGGGCGGGCCACCGTCGAAGGTCAATGGGGTGGCCGCGTAACGGGATTGGGTTCTCAGCGTGTAGAGATTGCGATGATGGTTACCCCGGATGGTCACAGTCGGATTGAACTTTCGCGATTTCTCAGCCCACCTACTATATCAGATCACCGGAATGCTCCTGTAAACGCTCTCGGCTATCTACGCGTCATGTTCACTGTTGAAGACATTGACGAAATGGTCTCCAGACTTACTAGATATGGCGCTCAGCTCGTTGGCGAAGTGGTTCAGTACGAGGACTCGTATCGTCTCTGCTACATTCGTGGAGTAGAAGGACTTTTAATCGGTTTGGCAGAGCAACTCAGTAACAAATAA
- a CDS encoding DinB family protein, which yields MEKLEYEWVKLARQTLLEQCRELSEGDLTKEFAFGFQNIRDSLVHVAGCYHAWLGSFVLSETSSPLFTKEVINTMKIDDIQHYFQQADRYVEKVLEQFTDKFDESIEKELAWRANSGFVRKTPRQLLTHSITHESHHKGQIVVMLRLLGHTPKNTDILGLPEKEPFK from the coding sequence ATGGAAAAGCTAGAATATGAATGGGTAAAACTAGCACGACAAACTTTATTAGAGCAGTGTAGAGAATTGAGTGAAGGTGACTTGACGAAAGAGTTTGCATTTGGTTTTCAAAATATTAGAGATTCTCTAGTTCATGTGGCAGGTTGCTACCATGCTTGGTTAGGTTCTTTTGTGCTTTCAGAAACATCATCACCACTATTCACAAAAGAAGTAATTAATACTATGAAAATAGACGATATTCAGCATTATTTTCAACAGGCTGATAGATATGTAGAAAAAGTATTGGAGCAATTCACAGATAAATTTGATGAGTCTATCGAAAAAGAACTTGCTTGGAGAGCAAACAGTGGTTTTGTAAGAAAGACACCTCGTCAATTGCTTACCCATTCAATTACTCACGAATCACATCATAAAGGACAAATTGTAGTTATGTTACGTCTATTAGGGCATACACCTAAAAATACGGACATATTGGGATTACCTGAAAAAGAACCTTTCAAATAA
- the recA gene encoding recombinase RecA — protein sequence MNDKQAALDMALKQIEKQFGTGSIIKMGEGTHTKVEASSSGSLALDIALGINGYPKGRIMEVYGPESSGKTTVSLHAIAEVQKNGGRAAFIDAEHALDPVYARKLGVDIDELLLSQPDTGEQALEIAEALVRSGAVDIIVVDSVAALVPQKEIEGEMGDSHVGLQARLMSQALRKLSGAINKSKTIAIFINQIREKVGVMFGNPETTPGGRALKFYSSVRLEVRRAEQLKLGNDIVGNKTRIKVVKNKMAPPFRIAEVDIMYGEGISREGEILDIGSEVDIVQKSGSWFSYNGERLGQGRENAKVFLKENPEIREEIRKNIIDFKYGNTDNDNDIDSDSENES from the coding sequence ATGAATGATAAACAAGCAGCACTAGATATGGCTCTAAAACAAATTGAAAAACAATTCGGTACAGGATCAATTATTAAGATGGGGGAAGGCACACATACAAAAGTTGAGGCATCTAGCTCAGGTTCATTAGCTTTAGATATCGCTCTTGGGATTAATGGTTATCCAAAAGGAAGAATCATGGAAGTGTACGGACCCGAAAGCTCAGGTAAAACAACAGTTTCCTTACATGCGATTGCAGAAGTACAAAAAAATGGAGGTCGAGCTGCCTTTATTGATGCTGAACACGCACTTGATCCAGTTTACGCAAGAAAACTAGGTGTAGATATTGATGAGTTACTGTTATCTCAACCAGATACTGGTGAGCAGGCACTTGAAATTGCTGAAGCATTAGTTAGAAGTGGTGCTGTAGATATTATTGTTGTTGACTCAGTAGCAGCATTAGTTCCTCAAAAAGAAATTGAGGGAGAAATGGGAGATTCTCACGTAGGTCTACAAGCTCGTTTGATGTCTCAAGCCCTTCGTAAACTATCTGGAGCAATTAATAAGTCTAAAACCATTGCTATCTTCATCAATCAAATCAGGGAGAAAGTAGGCGTTATGTTTGGAAATCCGGAAACAACGCCAGGTGGAAGAGCACTAAAATTCTATTCTTCCGTTCGTCTTGAGGTTCGCCGCGCTGAACAACTTAAACTGGGAAATGACATAGTTGGTAACAAAACAAGAATCAAAGTAGTCAAAAATAAGATGGCACCTCCTTTCCGCATTGCTGAAGTAGATATTATGTATGGAGAAGGTATCTCAAGAGAAGGAGAAATCTTAGATATTGGTTCTGAAGTAGATATTGTTCAAAAGTCTGGATCTTGGTTTTCATATAATGGAGAACGTTTAGGACAGGGAAGAGAAAACGCTAAGGTTTTCTTAAAAGAAAACCCTGAAATCAGAGAAGAAATTAGAAAAAACATTATTGATTTTAAATATGGTAATACTGACAACGATAATGATATTGATAGCGATAGCGAAAACGAAAGCTAA
- a CDS encoding ZIP family metal transporter gives MHIEINTLFTLGSLMGLLVGGGLLKLVSHLSRGRIQFMYAMCGGILLGLLFFDILPSTSHLYDLKGVLLGIVAGYIVMLCIDLFLHKTNSAISPFQSLILLTAAIFFHNIITGITFGITDLHQSTSVFVATLLHQIPEGMALMTVLSIAKIPNVFFLFIIVLLSLSLGGSLLLGENVQASSLKIQALSTGGAIGTLSFVIFHEIIGKAISHFRNLHVWLLISLGVLIIYIYHYSLSLFHSH, from the coding sequence ATGCATATAGAAATAAATACCTTATTTACTTTAGGTTCTTTAATGGGTTTATTAGTAGGTGGAGGACTTCTTAAATTAGTTAGTCACCTGTCACGAGGTAGAATTCAGTTTATGTATGCGATGTGTGGAGGAATCTTATTAGGGTTGTTATTTTTTGATATCCTTCCTTCCACATCGCATCTGTATGATTTAAAAGGCGTTCTATTAGGCATCGTAGCAGGATATATCGTTATGCTATGCATTGACCTCTTTTTGCATAAAACAAATAGTGCAATTTCACCTTTTCAGTCACTTATTTTATTAACGGCTGCAATCTTTTTTCATAATATTATTACAGGAATTACCTTTGGGATAACAGATCTACATCAGTCAACTTCCGTATTCGTAGCTACCCTCTTACACCAAATTCCAGAGGGTATGGCCCTGATGACGGTGCTCTCCATAGCAAAAATACCTAACGTCTTCTTTTTATTCATTATAGTCCTTCTATCACTATCTTTGGGTGGGAGTCTATTACTTGGAGAAAATGTACAAGCTTCCTCGCTTAAAATACAAGCCTTATCTACCGGAGGAGCAATTGGCACCCTATCCTTTGTTATTTTTCATGAAATAATAGGAAAGGCCATTAGTCACTTCAGAAACCTACATGTATGGCTATTAATATCGCTAGGAGTACTAATTATTTATATTTATCACTATTCCCTTTCACTATTTCATAGTCATTAA